The following coding sequences lie in one Colius striatus isolate bColStr4 chromosome 14, bColStr4.1.hap1, whole genome shotgun sequence genomic window:
- the LOC133626722 gene encoding C-signal-like, producing MGELAVHSVLVTGANRGIGLGLVQHFLGLPKPPKWVFAGCRDPKGQRAQELQRLASKHPNLLILALEVTDPASVKAAAARVGEHVGGSGLTLLINNAGIVKLNPIDAETLEDMSRVYTTNTIGPMLMGQAFLPLLKKAAQASPGSGLSCSKAAIINVSSDAGSIASPPAWEVLHAVSYRCSKAALNMLTRCQSLGYQEHGILCVTLHPGWVQTDMGSAAGFTPPLTVDVSVRGMLKVLSSLSEKDTGTFLDWEGKVVPW from the exons ATGGGAGAGCTGGCCGTGCACTCCGTCCTGGTGACCGGGGCCAACCGGGGGAtcgggctggggctggtgcagcaTTTCCTGGGGCTGCCAAAGCCGCCCAAGTGGGTGTTTGCGGGGTGCCGGGACCCCAAGGGCCAGCGGGCGCAG GAGCTGCAGCGCTTGGCCTCCAAGCACCCCAACCTGCTCATCCTGGCGCTCG AAGTCACCGACCCCGCCAGCGTCAAGGCGGCTGCAGCCCGAGTCGGGGAGCACGTGGGGGGCTCGGGGCTCACCCTCCTCATCAACAACGCCGGCATCGTCAAGTTGAACCCCATTGATGCCGAGACACTGGAGGACATGAGCCGGGTTTACACCACCAACACGATTGGCCCAATGCTGATGGGCCAG GCGTTCCTGCCCTTGCTGAAGAAGGCTGCCCAGGCCAGCCCAGgctcagggctgagctgcagcaaggCTGCCATCATCAACGTGTCCAGTGATGCCGGTTCCATCGCTTCTCCCCCTGCTTGGGAAGTGTTGCATGCTGTCTCGTACCGCTGCAGCAAG GCTGCTCTGAACATGCTGACCAGGTGCCAGTCCCTGGGGTACCAGGAGCACGGCATCCTCTGCGTTACCCTGCACCCCGGATGGGTCCAGACCGACATGGGGAGTGCAGCTGGATTTACG CCCCCTCTGACGGTGGATGTCAGCGTGCGAGGGATGCTGAAGgtgctctcctccctctccGAGAAGGACACCGGCACCTTCCTGGACTGGGAGGGGAAGGTCGTGCCCTGGTGA
- the LOC133626719 gene encoding C-signal-like, with product MGELAVHSVLVTGANRGIGLGLVQHFLGLPKPPKWVFAGCRDPKGQRAQELQRLASKHPNLLILALEVTDPASVKAAAARVGEHVGGSGLTLLINNAGILGNNTIHNETLEDMSRVYTTNTIGPMLMGQVFLPLLKKAAQASPGSGLSCSKAAIVNMSSGGGSIERVTLWDLFPTVSYRCSKAALNMLTRCQSLGYREHGILCVTLHPGWVQTDMGNSGSEKPSLTVDGSVGGMLKVLSSLSEKDTGTFLDWEGKVVPW from the exons ATGGGAGAGCTGGCCGTGCACTCCGTCCTGGTGACCGGGGCCAACCGGGGGAtcgggctggggctggtgcagcaTTTCCTGGGGCTGCCAAAGCCGCCCAAGTGGGTGTTTGCGGGGTGCCGGGACCCCAAGGGCCAGCGGGCGCAG GAGCTGCAGCGCTTGGCCTCCAAGCACCCCAACCTGCTCATCCTGGCGCTCG AAGTCACCGACCCCGCCAGCGTCAAGGCGGCTGCAGCCCGAGTCGGGGAGCACGTGGGGGGCTCGGGGCTCACCCTCCTCATCAACAACGCCGGGATACTGGGAAACAACACCATTCACAACGAGACGCTGGAGGACATGAGCCGGGTTTACACCACCAACACGATTGGCCCAATGCTGATGGGCCAG GTGTTCCTGCCCTTGCTGAAGAAGGCTGCCCAGGCCAGCCCAGgctcagggctgagctgcagcaaggCTGCCATTGTCAACATGTCCAGCGGTGGAGGCTCCATTGAGAGAGTCACGTTATGGGATTTGTTCCCAACTGTCTCCTACCGCTGCAGCAAG GCTGCTCTGAACATGCTGACCAGGTGCCAGTCCCTGGGGTACCGGGAGCACGGCATCCTCTGCGTTACCCTGCACCCCGGATGGGTCCAGACTGACATGGGGAACTCAGGATCAGAAAAG CCCTCTTTGACAGTGGATGGCAGCGTGGGAGGGATGCTGAAGgtgctctcctccctctctgagAAGGACACCGGCACCTTCCTGGACTGGGAGGGGAAGGTGGTACCCTGGTGA